A window from Elusimicrobiota bacterium encodes these proteins:
- a CDS encoding thiamine-phosphate pyrophosphorylase, translating into MSNAMVHRLPARKNRAATVERFRVLDANLNRAREGLRVLEDTARFVWKDRVLFGSLRGARHDLDTLTRTAYPQLVGGRESVTDLGRRMAEGKSRDWPGLVAANFRRVQEAVRVLEEYGKVFSPGASARFKKVRFQMYVNEKTALSHLEI; encoded by the coding sequence CATCGTCTGCCCGCAAGAAAGAATAGGGCGGCGACGGTTGAGCGTTTTCGCGTTCTGGACGCCAACCTGAATCGTGCCCGGGAAGGCCTACGCGTTTTGGAGGACACCGCACGGTTCGTTTGGAAGGACCGGGTGTTGTTCGGATCCCTGCGCGGAGCACGACACGATTTGGACACCTTGACCCGGACCGCTTACCCCCAACTGGTGGGGGGCCGGGAGAGCGTCACGGATTTGGGACGCCGAATGGCCGAAGGCAAATCCCGGGACTGGCCCGGTTTGGTTGCCGCCAATTTCCGGCGCGTGCAAGAGGCGGTTCGTGTGTTGGAAGAGTACGGAAAGGTTTTTAGCCCGGGGGCCTCGGCGCGGTTTAAAAAAGTCAGGTTTCAGATGTATGTCAATGAAAAAACGGCGTTGTCTCATTTGGAGATCTAA